The segment AGATCAGTAAGACATATCAAGCCATTTTATTTTACAGTCCCAGTGCTGTAAGCAGTTTTTTCAGCAACAATAAAGTACCTGCGCAAACAATTTTGTTTGCCATTGGTAATACTACAGCAAAAACGATTCAACAATATTGTAATAATACCATCATCATCGGCAAATCACCCGGCAAAGAAGAACTGGTAAGGCTGGCGATGGAATATTTTTCTTGAGTAATGAGTGATGAATAATGAGTGGCGCCGCTGCTTAACAACTCATCACTGATCACTCATCATTCATACAAATAATTATGACTCAACTAAAGAACGACTTATTATTAAAAGCACTCAGAGGAGAAACGGTAGAGCGTCCGCCGGTGTGGATGATGCGCCAGGCAGGAAGATATTTACCAGATTATATTAAACTGCGTGAGAAATATGATTTCTTCACCCGTTGTCAAACTCCCGAGCTTGCAACTGAAATTACTTTGCAACCGGTTGATCAGGTTGGTGTAGATGCAGCGATCATCTTCAGTGATATCTTGGTGATTCCTCAAGCAATGGGTGTTGAAGTATTGATGGAAGAAGGCAAAGGACCATCACTGCCCAAAACAATTGCTACGCAAAAAGATATTGATGCATTGATCACAACAGGTGCAGAAGAAAGTTTGAAGTATGTGTATGATGCTTTGAGTTTAACTAAGAAAGAATTGAATGGTCGTGTGCCCTTGATTGGTTTTGCTGGTGCACCATGGACCATCCTTTGTTATATGGTGGAAGGCAAAGGAAGTAAGACATGGGATAAAGCGAAACAGTTTGCATATACACAACCTGCAAGGGCACATCAACTTTTGCAGAAGATCACTGATATTACCATTGTATATTTAAAGAACCAGGTGAAAGCAGGTGCTGATACTGTGCAGGTGTTTGACAGCTGGGCAGGTTCTTTATCACCAGCCGATTTTAAATTATATGCACAGCCTTATTTATTCCAGATCGCTGAAGCGTTGAAAGATGATGCGCCTGTGATCTTATTTCCGAAAGGAACATGGCATGCGTTGAAAGAGATCAGTGAAAGTGCAGCAAGTGGCGTGGGTATCGATTGGTGCATTACACCACAAATGGCAAGAGAGTTTACGCAGAACAAGATCACCATACAGGGTAACTTTGATCCGGCAAAATTGCTGGCACCAATTCCTGAGATCAGGAAAGCTGTGAAAGAAATGATCGATGCATTTGGAACTCAGCGATACATTGCTAATTTGGGTCATGGAATTACACCCAATGTACCGGTTGATCATGCAAGAGCATTTGTTGATGCAGTGAAGGAATATAAATTGTGAATGGTCAATGGTCAATGGTGAATATCTGAATGTAAGACTCCATTGACAATTCACCATTCACCACTCACAATTATATGGACGTTAAAGAAACCTG is part of the Lacibacter sediminis genome and harbors:
- the hemE gene encoding uroporphyrinogen decarboxylase codes for the protein MTQLKNDLLLKALRGETVERPPVWMMRQAGRYLPDYIKLREKYDFFTRCQTPELATEITLQPVDQVGVDAAIIFSDILVIPQAMGVEVLMEEGKGPSLPKTIATQKDIDALITTGAEESLKYVYDALSLTKKELNGRVPLIGFAGAPWTILCYMVEGKGSKTWDKAKQFAYTQPARAHQLLQKITDITIVYLKNQVKAGADTVQVFDSWAGSLSPADFKLYAQPYLFQIAEALKDDAPVILFPKGTWHALKEISESAASGVGIDWCITPQMAREFTQNKITIQGNFDPAKLLAPIPEIRKAVKEMIDAFGTQRYIANLGHGITPNVPVDHARAFVDAVKEYKL